The following coding sequences lie in one Aspergillus puulaauensis MK2 DNA, chromosome 3, nearly complete sequence genomic window:
- a CDS encoding MBL fold metallo-hydrolase (COG:S;~EggNog:ENOG410PPDZ;~InterPro:IPR041712,IPR036866): MPPLNLVEVDSLEAHVLIDNELDPMSTIAPDTVQVSGLMGHLAMGSPHNLDDRGDAHKELRMEDLCCSAHGLSILLTATKGDKKHSILFDAGPEEDAWERNVRRMRPDLSSVDLVQLSHWHRDHSGGLLRAVRMINDAKEANGLPKDLIVDVHSSRPDFRGFAIGENIISLQADPSFEELEAAGATVKKQDDAHTVLDDFFLISGEIPRRTPYETGLKYGMRFNKNDNEWTSDEVIADERFIMCNIKDKGIVMLTGCSHAGVVNCTQHALELVGGRVPLHAVVGGFHLATSDATQIESSIRDLLKLDPAVLLPGHCTGWRAKFAIEKRQPGLLVPCSVGYKIAF, from the exons ATGCCGCCGCTGAATCTCGTTGAAGTCGACTCCCTAGAGGCACATGTCCTCATTGACAATGAGCTGGACCCCATGTCAACTATCGCCCCAGACACCGTCCAGGTGTCCGGTCTGATGGGCCATCTGGCTATGGGTTCGCCCCATAATCTAGATGACAGAGGAGACGCGCATAAGGAACTCAGAATGGAAGACCTCTGCTGTTCAGCACATGGTCTATCGATTCTTTTG ACCGCAACAAAAGGAGACAAGAAGCATTCAATTCTTTTTGATGCgggcccagaagaagacgcaTGGGAGAGGAACGTCCGACGGATGCGACCGGATCTTTCCTCGGTGGATCTGGTTCAGCTATCCCACTGGCATCGCGACCATTCAG GCGGTCTCCTCCGGGCGGTTCGCATGATCAATGATGCCAAAGAAGCCAACGGGCTTCCTAAAGACTTGATAGTTGATGTCCACTCCAGCCGCCCTGACTTCCGCGGGTTCGCAATCGGCGAGAATATAATCTCCCTCCAGGCGGATCCCTCTTTCGAAGAACTCGAAGCTGCCGGCGCAACCGTCAAGAAGCAAGATGACGCCCATACTGTGCTTGATGATTTCTTTCTCATATCTGGCGAGATACCTCGACGGACGCCTTATGAAACAGGATTGAAATACGGGATGCGTTTCAACAAGAATGATAATGAATGGACTTCTGACGAGGTTATTGCCGACGAACGATTCATCATGTGCAATATCAAAG ACAAAGGAATCGTCATGCTTACTGGCTGCAGCCACGCCGGAGTCGTCAACTGCACACAGCATGCGCTCGAGCTGGTGGGGGGGCGTGTCCCTCTACATGCTGTGGTTGGGGGTTTCCACCTGGCGACGAGCGATGCAACTCAGATAGAAAGCAGCATCAGAGACTTGCTGAAATTGGACCCCGCTGTACTTCTCCCAGGGCACTGCACCGGCTGGAGGGCTAAATTTGCTATCGAGAAACGGCAACCTGGGTTGTTAGTCCCATGCTCCGTAGGTTACAAAATCGCATTTTAG
- a CDS encoding uncharacterized protein (COG:S;~EggNog:ENOG410PSXD), with translation MSGPFQRPPLHTSNSSTSSPLSPQGGGDTPVSFRTNVNRAKTKRWVEAKKYTYDGDDWGEDEYGEYEYDDEPPVPQLPQAGANRSNPDISSTLPKAKGSSHSPLPSMDRSRSMEHTQTESTGNLASPSSPETPIVRPAEIYKRMREEQKATSATSPPTGSVGAWSSEATAPPVQADTEGVDTSVIPPATANEPPTLSLPDVKRLSGFGSSLLTDSDSNPQINQDTPSQQHELQHNPSLGFRSAVNQAFDVPETPSTIADSVARSNSDSTTGVSPIIARHGTTDDKTPTIHEEPNENAETPTDAGIVFKPGHRRDLSIPSPGNSPSRRPQLAGPETSVSSELAQLSGATPAESPLDYPQSSQQGLPHPDTALPSRETPVRDLPPPLNVQTSMAPGAGVSTENIPVIIPSMSSDNSPEDTENDRLRKEIIRSLSRENTPSDHQDNDTPPQTSGQDTLFPHKGGLSTVASQVEPASSMPNAIAVTSAPIEQPAPIPAQNTQPKLKKRFSWEESSDEEDPTPVPQSQPARPMPGQFPFSQENVHPESEATPTNEPPKTLDEAGSKDEPENAGLTALPPLAIDTTDISSSGPGHEPTLSETLSRAEEEESYSPKHQVLEPSAPISSTSVESGLLGFKDILGKQSPDDRIQAFDQTRDQFAAIDTGLSNWVQVTLYAHPEHADVVERNSKPLSDEFKNSLPRAKFPKLSSLGNLASSLQDGSHSTSGHIRRPSATLGSVRQNQAGKDFLHTAGVLGGHAGKAAKGLFSKGRSKLKGVGGSEKGFQSSRGYHRPVRLSDLQPDPEPGLDLEDTQDLHDPPASRPWMRLTNQFGDAVTTRGGEYFFVQPSPPSGQFDRHGGSQRRPAGSSNPCSFEEQGEPHEDHSSHSANNNEHAGCDGVDHLGAKPRDDLRRNAKSDGENDDEGIHAHPVSREELPSPQFHALILDDIPERDSAQSHDSMLPTLHQLPSISSLGAQELDLGPPPPLAPKLAQNHLSSEISLPSNVGDSQPRHLGGRTWRRGQRRASSQGNNNLFESPFAHREAIQTAPARHNGRPASTPGLLPPLSPKHEWSRRPEQISSSRDPASPRTSSSPMEKLKNVGRFHRVSMGSNQSEFKTGQLQKRSFNKLTGLFSRTQHRKSAPPEPLESSSEGSTRNYLAPVTSRPDSRVATSSVSSVDNHERPVSLPDARNTFHGHRAPIEGYFAHESPETFNVAEPQSHLRDTASTDHMRLSDPTPINPGRLSPHSPPYHSPGSPHRQRRASPPRLSPPIPTSAPRTPPSRGRSEDRSYAQDLHLRSRSPKAFAPRPEERNLPKHDATDPAYRLGTFRTSNPRTSHAGDQELPWKITIPGDSDEGTMNSSFSWRQETEGALNRPRLPTYQEDEEEHGPSNHQAVDEKQGPPFINLPTAPAATEQARPPEQTHPHRDGARAINASNAPVELPVRADDDSSEEIMMSSTAYPGQEWRPLGYSEWEHQ, from the exons ATGTCAGGCCCATTTCAGCGCCC TCCTCTTCATACATCCAACTCTAGCACTAGCAGTCCACTATCCCCCCAAGGGGGCGGCGATACTCCTGTATCTTTCAGAACGAATGTGAACCGTGCGAAGACGAAGCGCTGGGTCGAGGCGAAGAAGTACACCTACGACGGCGATGACTGGGGCGAAGATGAGTACGGGGAATATGAATACGATGACGAACCGCCAGTCCCGCAGCTTCCGCAGGCTGGTGCGAATCGAAGCAATCCGGATATCTCGAGCACTCTTCCAAAAGCAAAAGGATCTTCACATTCTCCACTACCCAGTATGGATCGTTCGCGTTCGATGGAACACACTCAAACAGAGTCGACTGGAAATCTGGCGTCGCCCAGCAGCCCCGAAACACCAATTGTCCGTCCAGCGGAGATCTATAAGCGGATGCGTGAAGAACAGAAAGCCACGTCTGCGACCTCGCCGCCTACGGGTAGTGTAGGTGCCTGGTCCTCCGAGGCCACTGCTCCTCCTGTTCAAGCAGACACGGAGGGTGTCGATACTTCAGTTATTCCCCCGGCAACAGCAAACGAACCTCCAACCCTCTCTCTGCCGGATGTGAAGCGCTTATCTGGGTTTGGTTCTAGTCTTCTTACGGATTCCGATTCAAATCCTCAGATCAATCAAGATACGCCAAGTCAGCAACACGAGCTCCAACATAATCCCTCTCTCGGCTTCCGCTCAGCTGTCAACCAGGCATTCGATGTACCTGAGACCCCAAGTACAATTGCTGATAGTGTAGCTCGCTCAAATAGTGATAGCACTACGGGAGTCAGTCCTATTATCGCCCGCCACGGCACTACCGATGATAAGACCCCAACTATTCACGAAGAGCCCAATGAAAATGCAGAGACACCGACCGACGCCGGCATTGTCTTTAAACCTGGGCATCGCCGGGACTTGAGTATTCCCAGCCCGGGTAACAGTCCGTCTCGCAGACCACAACTTGCTGGTCCTGAAACCAGTGTTTCTTCTGAATTAGCTCAGCTTTCTGGTGCAACACCCGCAGAATCCCCTCTGGATTATCCGCAATCCTCTCAGCAGGgacttcctcatccagataCGGCCCTGCCCTCTCGAGAAACACCAGTGCGGGatctaccaccaccacttaATGTTCAAACTAGTATGGCACCTGGAGCAGGGGTATCCACAGAGAACATTCCTGTGATCATTCCATCCATGAGCTCGGACAATTCTCCCGAAGACACGGAGAATGACCGACTGAGGAAGGAAATCATTCGTTCATTGAGCAGAGAGAATACTCCCTCTGATCACCAGGACAATGATACTCCTCCTCAGACGAGTGGGCAGGACACACTCTTTCCACATAAGGGCGGGCTATCCACTGTAGCCTCGCAGGTTGAGCCTGCTAGTTCCATGCCCAATGCCATTGCGGTAACGTCAGCTCCAATTGAGCAACCAGCTCCTATCCCAGCGCAGAATACGCAACCCAAACTTAAAAAGCGGTTTTCTTGGGAAGAATCgtccgacgaggaagatcCTACTCCTGTCCCACAATCACAACCCGCTCGACCAATGCCGGGGCAGTTCCCATTCTCTCAAGAAAATGTCCACCCGGAGTCCGAGGCAACGCCGACAAATGAACCACCCAAAACGTTGGATGAGGCAGGAAGCAAGGACGAACCTGAAAACGCCGGGCTTACGGCCTTGCCGCCTTTGGCGATAGACACCACCGACATTTCGTCAAGTGGCCCTGGCCATGAGCCTACTCTCTCGGAGACACTATCGcgggcggaagaggaagaatcctACAGTCCTAAACATCAAGTTTTGGAACCTTCAGCGCCAATCTCGTCTACGTCAGTCGAATCAGGCTTGCTTGGGTTTAAGGATATCCTCGGTAAACAATCACCCGATGACCGGATCCAGGCGTTTGACCAGACTCGAGACCAGTTCGCAGCTATTGATACCGGCTTAAGCAATTGGGTTCAGGTAACCCTCTACGCCCACCCAGAGCATGCCGACGTCGTTGAGCGCAACTCAAAACCACTATCCGACGAATTCAAAAACAGTTTACCACGCGCAAAATTCCCCAAACTATCGTCCCTGGGAAACCTTGCTTCCTCGCTTCAGGATGGATCTCACTCAACATCAGGCCATATTAGGCGGCCCTCCGCGACCCTTGGTTCTGTGAGGCAAAATCAGGCAGGGAAGGATTTCCTGCACACTGCTGGAGTATTGGGTGGCCATGCCGGCAAAGCCGCTAAGGGCCTATTTTCCAAGGGCCGGAGTAAACTgaagggagttggaggatcCGAAAAG GGGTTCCAATCGTCGCGTGGATATCACAGGCCCGTACGACTATCAGACCTCCAGCCTGACCCTGAACCCGGCTTAGATCTAGAAGACACCCAGGACCTACATGATCCCCCTGCGAGTAGACCATGGATGCGACTGACGAATCAGTTTGGCGATGCAGTGACAACAAGGGGTGGGGAATATTTCTTTGTCCAACCCTCTCCACCAAGCGGGCAATTTGACAGGCACGGCGGTAGCCAGCGGCGCCCAGCAGGCTCCAGCAATCCCTGTTCTTTTGAGGAACAAGGGGAGCCGCATGAGGACCATTCTTCTCATTCGGCCAATAATAACGAGCACGCTGGCTGCGACGGTGTTGATCACTTGGGCGCTAAGCCACGAGACGACCTCCGAAGGAATGCGAAGAGCGACGGAGagaacgacgacgaaggcATTCATGCGCACCCTGTATCTCGCGAAGAACTACCAAGCCCTCAGTTTCACGCTTTAATCCTCGATGATATTCCGGAACGAGACAGCGCCCAGAGCCACGATTCAATGCTTCCTACTCTGCACCAGCTGCCATCGATTTCGTCCTTGGGCGCGCAGGAATTGGATCTAGGCCCGCCGCCGCCCCTCGCACCGAAGCTTG CCCAGAATCATCTTTCTTCTGAGATTTCACTGCCATCCAACGTTGGTGATTCCCAGCCGCGTCACTTGGGCGGAAGAACTTGGCGCCGTGGCCAGAGGAGGGCGTCCAGCCAAGGGAACAATAACCTTTTTGAAAGCCCTTTCGCTCACCGTGAGGCTATTCAAACTGCCCCGGCCCGGCATAACGGTCGCCCGGCTTCCACCCCTGGACTGCTGCCGCCCCTTTCTCCCAAGCATGAGTGGTCGCGCCGCCCAGAACAGATATCCTCGTCGCGGGACCCCGCATCTCCCAgaacctcttcctcgcccatggagaagctgaagaacgTTGGTCGATTTCACCGCGTCTCAATGGGCTCCAACCAATCCGAATTTAAGACCGGTCAATTGCAGAAAAGGTCTTTTAATAAATTGACC GGTCTTTTCAGCCGCACTCAGCATAGAAAGTCAGCTCCGCCAGAGCCACTTGAATCTTCATCAGAAGGCAGCACCAGGAATTATCTCGCACCAGTCACTTCTCGACCAGACTCTAGAGTTGCTACCTCTTCAGTTTCTTCAGTCGATAATCACGAACGGCCCGTCTCTCTTCCAGATGCTCGCAATACCTTTCACGGCCATCGCGCACCCATCGAGGGATACTTTGCCCACGAGTCACCGGAAACTTTCAACGTAGCAGAGCCGCAATCGCACCTTCGCGATACCGCAAGCACTGACCATATGAGACTAAGCGACCCTACGCCTATCAATCCTGGGCGACTCtctccccattcccctcCCTACCATTCACCTGGCAGTCCACATCGCCAAAGGCGCGCTTCTCCCCCGCGATTAAGCCCACCTATCCCCACCTCAGCTCCTCGCACGCCGCCATCTCGCGGCCGTTCAGAAGATCGCAGCTACGCTCAAGATCTACACCTCCGCTCTCGCAGTCCCAAGGCCTTCGCGCCACGGCCCGAAGAGCGGAACCTGCCAAAGCACGACGCAACTGACCCGGCCTACAGGCTGGGCACCTTCCGGACATCCAACCCCCGTACCAGTCACGCCGGCGACCAAGAACTACCGTGGAAGATCACCATCCCGGGCGATTCCGACGAGGGCACAATGAACTCATCTTTCTCCTGGCGTCAGGAAACCGAAGGCGCCCTGAACAGACCCCGATTACCAACCTAccaagaagatgaagaagagcatgggCCGTCTAACCACCAAGCCGTAGATGAAAAACAGGGCCCTCCATTCATCAACCTACCAACTGCCCCAGCGGCAACCGAACAGGCTCGGCCGCCAGAACAAACACATCCACACCGCGACGGCGCCCGAGCAATAAACGCCTCCAATGCCCCCGTCGAACTGCCTGTCCGAGCGGACGATGATTCCAGCGAGGAAATTATGATGTCCAGTACTGCGTACCCGGGTCAGGAATGGCGGCCCCTCGGGTACTCTGAGTGGGAACATCAATGA
- a CDS encoding ABC1 kinase family protein (COG:S;~EggNog:ENOG410PG2S;~InterPro:IPR011009,IPR004147;~PFAM:PF03109;~TransMembrane:1 (i84-103o)), with protein MASACLSRALRPSSSLTSLVLSPRHLRPRLPPHPSPPRLSYSRSLSRNVHSSEFQPLVPPPPSSLGKPTPAKTYHRTRKWLRRIFYLSVATGVVYALDTQFYASSLTRTAQTFSLGLLVALDYKINFRPNPPLANSITDVHARNAERLSDLLRRNGGLYLKIGQAIAMQSAILPPEFQKMFSRMFDDAPQNDWKDVDKVIRQDFGKSAEEVFGVSFSGDPTKGVMERTARASASVAQVHWARLADGREIAIKIQKREIAQQIKWDLWAFKVVTWIYSRVFDIPFYSLVPYVSERLFLETDFENEADNSEMMAKFVAGEPRLRDRVYIPKVYRELSSKRVMTAEWVEGVRLWDKDSITRTWRGGWRQGSPGCGGTPLDLPQTNKSLPATMPRSSSLNIKPERDEWRGRNRRGGLGLSLKEVMTTMVDLFSAQMFLWGLVHCDPHPGNIFIRRKPNGHSELVLIDHGLYIHMEPEFRHQYARFWKALLTFDNKAISDIVKGWGVNNPDIFASLTLMKPYRGGNLSTQQGIEKLSKSERAQLHYEMQQASRKAVREILGDENKWPRQLIFIGRNLRIVQGNNQFLGSPVNRVKITGMWASRALVESPDLSLSEKIRNYGRHLLFRFVLFSSDLFFYFTKVRQFLHLGGGMEDDLEAQMQSVAKDMGVELNHSVFEG; from the exons ATGGCATCCGCCTGTCTGTCTCGGGCTCTCCGCCCGAGCTCCTCGCTCACGAGTCTTGTGCTTTCCCCGCGTCATCTCCGCCCTCGCCTCCCCCctcatccttctcccccTCGCCTGTCTTACTCTCGATCGCTCAGTCGAAATGTACATTCGAGCGAATTCCAGCCACTTgtccctcctccaccgagcTCCCTAGGGAAACCCACACCCGCGAAGACCTACCACCGAACCCGCAAATGGCTGCGGCGTATCTTTTACTTGTCAGTCGCGACTGGCGTAGTCTACGCCCTTGATACCCAATTCTACGCCTCATCCCTGACCAGAACTGCACAAACTTTTTCGCTTGGTTTGCTTGTAGCCCTGGACTACAAGATCAACTTCCGTCCGAACCCTCCCCTGGCAAATTCCATCACAGATGTCCATGCTCGAAACGCCGAGCGATTGTCAGACCTTCTACGGCGCAATGGCGGACTCTACTTGAAGATTGGCCAAGCCATTGCAATGCAGTCCGCTATCTTACCGCCGGAGTTTCAGAAGATGTTTTCGCGCATGTTCGACGATGCACCCCAGAATGACTGGAAAGACGTTGACAAGGTCATTCGGCAGGACTTTGGCAAGTCTGCGGAGGAGGTATTCGGCGTTTCCTTCAGCGGAGACCCTACGAAGGGAGTAATGGAGCGTACTGCCAGGGCAAGCGCCAGTGTAGCCCAGGTCCACTGGGCTCGGTTGGCGGATGGCAGAGAGATTGCCatcaagatccagaaacGAGAGATCGCCCAGCAAATAAAATGGGATCTATGGGCTTTCAA AGTTGTGACCTGGATCTACAGTCGCGTTTTCGATATCCCGTTCTACAGCCTTGTACCCTATGTCAGCGAGCGCCTTTTCCTCGAGACAGATTTTGAAAACGAAGCCGATAACTCCGAGATGATGGCAAAGTTTGTTGCAGGAGAGCCTCGCCTCCGAGACCGTGTGTACATTCCCAAAGTTTACCGTGAGCTCAGTTCCAAGCGCGTCATGACGGCCGAGTGGGTTGAGGGCGTGAGGCTCTGGGATAAAGACTCCATAACACGCACATGGCGCGGAGGCTGGCGGCAAGGCAGCCCAGGTTGTGGCGGAACTCCGCTAGACCTCCCCCAAACCAACAAATCCCTACCCGCAACGATGCCTCGATCCTCAAGCCTCAATATTAAGCCGGAACGAGACGAATGGCGCGGGAGGAATCGCCGCGGAGGTCTTGGCCTATCGCTGAAGGAAGTCATGACAACGATGGTAGATCTCTTCTCTGCACAGATGTTCCTTTGGGGGTTGGTGCACTGCGACCCTCACCCAGGCAACATTTTCATCCGCCGCAAGCCCAATGGCCACTCTGAACTTGTTCTCATCGATCATGGCCTCTATATCCACATGGAACCCGAATTCCGGCACCAATACGCACGCTTCTGGAAGGCACTCCTTACTTTCGACAACAAGGCAATCAGCGACATCGTCAAAGGCTGGGGCGTTAACAACCCCGACATCTTCGCCTCTTTGACACTCATGAAACCCTATCGCGGTGGGAACCTCTCCACTCAACAGGGCATCGAGAAACTCAGCAAGTCTGAGCGAGCCCAACTCCACTATGAAATGCAACAGGCCAGTCGCAAAGCCGTCCGCGAGATCCTTGGTGATGAGAATAAATGGCCTCGTCAACTTATCTTTATCGGCCGCAATCTCCGTATTGTCCAAGGGAACAACCAGTTCCTGGGATCCCCCGTCAACCGTGTGAAGATAACGGGGATGTGGGCGTCACGCGCTCTTGTGGAGTCGCCTGACCTGTCGCTGAGCGAGAAAATTAGGAACTACGGCCGCCATCTACTTTTCCGCTTTGtgctcttctccagcgatctcttcttctacttcaCAAAGGTTCGCCAGTTTCTGCACCTGGGTGGTGGCATGGAGGATGATCTCGAGGCTCAAATGCAATCGGTCGCTAAGGATATGGGAGTGGAGTTGAATCACAGCGTTTTTGAGGGATAA
- a CDS encoding uncharacterized protein (COG:O;~EggNog:ENOG410Q2F5;~SECRETED:SignalP(1-19)) — translation MRFTTLFSLLLLFFPLATAGFSAVCIRVVTALAARPNDLFNKFQREVCARGCQPTVPHWDLWTRNNTFVPAVRSMMKTLNAPKQEEAMLKLGDDAADIIKRQCGPKLQGRDICADAEVLAAFGNCFKRNFLRSAIANLPVLLPMASEPVCRKQLEYLESDELWEEIIPNNMRDYAKVCKQLTYEPVMEQMYTF, via the coding sequence ATGCGATTCACCACGCTCTTTTCTCTGCTACTactcttcttcccccttgCTACCGCCGGATTCAGCGCCGTCTGCATAAGAGTCGTCACAGCGCTGGCCGCACGCCCCAACGATCTGTTCAACAAGTTCCAGCGCGAAGTCTGCGCTCGAGGATGCCAGCCAACAGTGCCTCACTGGGACCTCTGGACCCGCAATAACACCTTTGTCCCCGCCGTTCGCAGCATGATGAAGACCCTTAATGCCccgaagcaggaggaagcGATGTTGAAACTCGGTGACGATGCGGCCGACATCATCAAGCGACAATGCGGGCCAAAacttcaaggacgagataTCTGCGCCGATGCCGAGGTCCTGGCGGCGTTTGGAAATTGCTTCAAGAGAAATTTCCTCAGATCAGCAATTGCCAACCTGCCCGTGCTGCTGCCGATGGCCTCGGAGCCGGTGTGTCGCAAGCAGCTGGAGTATCTAGAGTCGGACGAGCTCTGGGAGGAGATTATACCAAACAACATGAGGGATTACGCAAAGGTGTGCAAGCAGTTGACATACGAGCCGGTGATGGAGCAGATGTATACATTTTGA
- a CDS encoding cytochrome P450 (COG:Q;~EggNog:ENOG410PKST;~InterPro:IPR001128,IPR017972,IPR002401,IPR036396;~PFAM:PF00067;~go_function: GO:0005506 - iron ion binding [Evidence IEA];~go_function: GO:0016705 - oxidoreductase activity, acting on paired donors, with incorporation or reduction of molecular oxygen [Evidence IEA];~go_function: GO:0020037 - heme binding [Evidence IEA];~go_process: GO:0055114 - oxidation-reduction process [Evidence IEA]), which translates to MTVEYIAKAESMRPRVLGISSQNSTKLLKATRFFFAIVKAQKEHRLYEFFNKCLEHGNPSSPNCVESNLFGSFRVIQTREPEHLKAVLTGKFADFGKGELFHELWIPFLGDSIFTTDGKEWQGSRNLIRPMFIKDRISDLDIFERKVQTMLNLYSPSGQPTDVMDLFYRMTLDAITEFLLGKSIDSLENPQADFALAFAEVQRIQTMLTMIGPVQRFYPRGKYNEGLKVINDFVWPFVHETLSLQAHEVEKGPEKSFTFLHALANYTRNPKTIRDQVVSVLLAGRDTTAATLSWTFYELSHYPAIYAKLRAEVLDKVGPSRAPTYDDLKNMPYLRHTINEALRLYPAVPYNIRFALADTSLPTGGGPDGDLPITVLKGDAVAYSTYAMQRRADLYPPVSESFADPGVFSPERWERWSPRPWHYIPFNGGPRICIGQNFALAEMGYTIVRIVQRFGRIEYVGDWEEQFHKSEIVGTPGMGVKLRMYEL; encoded by the exons ATGACCGTCGAATATATCGCAAAGGCGGAGTCCATGCGCCCTCGGGTCCTAGGGATATCGTCTCAG AACTCTACTAAGTTGCTGAAAGCCACCCGCTTTTTCTTTGCTATCGTCAAGGCGCAGAAGGAGCACCGCCTATACGAATTCTTCAACAAGTGCCTTGAGCACGGCAACCCATCGTCGCCAAACTGCGTCGAGAGCAACCTCTTTGGCTCATTCCGGGTGATTCAAACTCGCGAGCCCGAGCACCTTAAGGCCGTCCTGACCGGGAAGTTCGCAGACTTTGGTAAGGGCGAGCTTTTCCACGAGCTTTGGATCCCGTTTCTGGGAGATAGCATCTTTACGACTGATGGCAAAGAGTGGCAGGGAAGCCGTAATCTTATTCGGCCGATGTTCATCAAAGACCGGATCAGCGATCTTGATATCTTCGAACGCAAGGTCCAGACTATGCTGAACTTATACAGCCCTTCTGGTCAGCCAACCGACGTTATGGACCTATTCTACCGGATGACTCTGGATGCCATTACTGAATTCCTTCTTGGAAAGAGCATCGACAGTCTCGAAAACCCACAGGCCGACTTCGCCTTGGCCTTTGCAGAAGTACAACGCATCCAAACAATGCTAACAATGATCGG CCCAGTTCAGCGTTTCTATCCACGCGGAAAGTACAACGAAGGTCTCAAGGTAATCAACGACTTTGTCTGGCCATTCGTGCACGAAACCCTGAGCCTCCAGGCCCACGAAGTAGAAAAAGGCCCAGAGAAGTCCTTCACCTTCCTACACGCCCTAGCAAACTACACCCGCAACCCCAAGACCATCCGCGACCAAGTCGTCTCAGTCCTCCTCGCGGGCCGCGACACCACGGCCGCAACGCTCTCCTGGACCTTCTACGAACTCTCCCACTACCCAGCGATCTACGCAAAACTCCGCGCCGAGGTCCTCGACAAAGTCGGCCCGTCTCGCGCACCCACATACGACGACCTAAAGAACATGCCCTACCTCCGCCACACAATCAACGAGGCCCTGCGCCTCTACCCAGCCGTCCCTTATAACATCCGCTTCGCGCTCGCAGATACATCCCTCCCGACAGGCGGCGGCCCCGACGGCGACCTCCCCATTACAGTCCTGAAGGGCGACGCGGTAGCCTACTCGACGTATGCGATGCAGCGCCGCGCAGACCTGTATCCGCCTGTGTCTGAAAGCTTCGCGGACCCTGGCGTGTTCTCGCCGGAGAGGTGGGAGAGGTGGTCGCCGAGGCCGTGGCACTATATACCGTTCAATGGGGGGCCGCGGATCTGTATCGGGCAGAACTTTGCGCTGGCGGAAATGGGGTATACGATTGTGCGGATTGTGCAGCGGTTTGGGCGGATTGAGTATGTGGGTGATTGGGAAGAGCAGTTTCATAAATCTGAGATTGTGGGCACGCCGGGGATGGGTGTTAAATTGCGGATGTATGAGCTGTAG